A window of Candidatus Hydrogenedentota bacterium contains these coding sequences:
- a CDS encoding phytanoyl-CoA dioxygenase family protein, protein MIAFSESQIAQFHREGFIAIDAITTPGEIDQMRALYDELFAAQTGREAGDHFDLAGTDEDGAAPKLQQMLNPSRYAPDFDTLAIRRNALALATQLLGPGAEAQGDHAILKPAGHGVATPWHQDEAYWNPELSYNALSVWVPLQEATLENGCMQFIPESHRRDVLPHHSINHDPRIHGLEVDDAVDASRAVACPLPAGGATFHLARTLHYAGPNRSAVPRRAYIMMFGTPPVPSPGARRFPWLEARQTAREARAAGQTG, encoded by the coding sequence ATGATCGCGTTTTCGGAATCACAAATCGCTCAGTTTCACCGCGAGGGCTTCATCGCGATCGACGCCATAACCACGCCCGGGGAAATCGATCAGATGCGGGCGCTGTACGACGAGCTTTTCGCGGCCCAGACGGGTCGGGAGGCGGGCGATCACTTTGACCTCGCGGGTACGGACGAGGACGGCGCCGCGCCGAAGCTTCAGCAGATGCTGAATCCCTCGCGCTACGCGCCGGACTTCGATACGCTGGCGATCCGGCGGAACGCGCTCGCGCTCGCAACGCAGTTGCTCGGCCCGGGCGCGGAAGCGCAGGGCGATCACGCGATCCTGAAGCCGGCGGGGCATGGCGTGGCGACGCCGTGGCACCAGGATGAGGCGTACTGGAATCCGGAGTTGTCCTACAACGCGCTGAGCGTATGGGTGCCGCTCCAGGAGGCGACGCTGGAGAATGGGTGCATGCAGTTCATCCCGGAAAGCCACCGGCGGGACGTGCTACCGCACCATTCCATCAACCACGACCCGCGCATTCACGGGCTGGAGGTGGACGACGCCGTGGACGCGTCCCGGGCGGTCGCCTGTCCCCTGCCGGCGGGCGGCGCGACGTTTCACCTCGCCCGCACCTTGCACTACGCCGGGCCGAACCGCTCCGCCGTGCCCCGGCGCGCCTACATCATGATGTTCGGCACGCCGCCCGTTCCAAGTCCCGGAGCGCGGCGCTTCCCGTGGCTTGAAGCGCGGCAGACCGCACGCGAAGCCCGGGCCGCCGGGCAAACCGGCTGA
- a CDS encoding LamG domain-containing protein, translating into MPSKYLASLFFLLIASGTPADDGLVAHWPLAVDARDAAGQGLHATAHGVIFEGDNGALFDGRASYLEVPHSDALNPGASDFTISLWLHTEAVLDDTLGDLVTKFDPAARRGLNLGIMNYHGVVCAQSNYRNVFFGIDDGAAPRGWEDCGRPGNAVYPMALCVFEGDLYAGTFEFAKDEAGHVYRYKGDGAWEDCGVPYPSNAVSALAVHNGELYAAASHYRSGGSALGDAGNELPGGRVYRYKGGMEWEDCGKLGDIEAIYGLASFNGHLYASSLYAPAGLFRYEGGTQWTDLGNPGGRVEALGVHNGHLYGTGFDLGYSGVYRFDNPGWTDCGTPRDTTQTYSFMQHQGELFVGTWPIGNVFVLRAPGDWDDRGPLGEEKESMGMAVYNGKLYAGTLPLAHVYRYDGGQTWTDTGRLDTTPDVQYRRAWSMAVHDGKLYCGVLPSGRVLRYETGACISHDHELPPGWVHLAAQRKGDTLALYLNGQKTNERTGAAIDIDNEAPLKIGLGQHDYFNGRMKDVRIYGRALDEAQIAKLAGK; encoded by the coding sequence ATGCCCTCGAAGTATCTTGCCTCGTTGTTTTTCCTCTTGATTGCCAGCGGAACTCCGGCGGATGACGGTCTCGTGGCGCACTGGCCCCTCGCCGTGGATGCGCGGGACGCCGCCGGCCAGGGGCTCCACGCCACGGCGCACGGGGTCATTTTCGAGGGCGACAACGGGGCACTATTCGACGGGCGCGCATCGTATCTGGAAGTTCCCCACAGCGACGCCCTGAATCCGGGGGCGTCCGACTTCACGATCAGCCTGTGGCTGCACACCGAGGCCGTTCTGGACGACACCCTGGGCGATCTCGTCACCAAGTTCGACCCCGCCGCGCGCAGGGGCCTGAACCTGGGCATCATGAACTACCACGGCGTCGTGTGCGCGCAATCGAATTACCGCAATGTGTTCTTCGGGATCGACGATGGCGCGGCGCCGCGGGGCTGGGAGGATTGCGGGCGCCCCGGCAACGCCGTGTATCCGATGGCGCTCTGCGTGTTCGAGGGCGATCTGTACGCGGGCACGTTTGAGTTTGCGAAGGACGAGGCGGGGCATGTCTACCGCTACAAAGGGGACGGGGCGTGGGAAGACTGCGGCGTGCCCTATCCGAGCAACGCCGTGTCCGCGCTGGCGGTCCACAACGGCGAATTGTACGCCGCCGCGTCGCACTACCGATCCGGCGGCTCCGCGCTGGGCGACGCGGGCAACGAGCTTCCCGGCGGTCGCGTCTACCGCTACAAGGGCGGGATGGAATGGGAAGATTGCGGGAAGCTCGGCGACATCGAGGCCATCTACGGGCTGGCGTCGTTCAACGGCCACCTTTATGCGTCGTCGTTGTATGCTCCCGCCGGCCTCTTCCGCTATGAGGGCGGCACGCAGTGGACCGATCTCGGGAACCCCGGCGGCCGCGTCGAGGCGCTCGGCGTGCACAACGGCCACCTCTACGGCACCGGCTTCGACCTGGGCTATTCCGGCGTCTACCGCTTCGACAACCCCGGCTGGACCGACTGCGGCACGCCGCGCGACACGACCCAGACCTACTCCTTCATGCAGCACCAGGGCGAGCTCTTCGTCGGCACCTGGCCCATCGGCAATGTGTTCGTGCTCCGCGCCCCCGGCGACTGGGACGACCGCGGCCCGCTCGGCGAGGAGAAGGAGAGCATGGGGATGGCGGTGTACAACGGCAAGCTCTACGCCGGCACGCTCCCGCTCGCGCACGTCTACCGCTATGACGGCGGACAGACCTGGACCGACACGGGGCGCCTCGATACCACGCCGGACGTCCAGTACCGCCGCGCCTGGAGCATGGCGGTGCATGACGGGAAACTGTACTGCGGCGTGCTGCCGTCCGGCCGCGTACTCCGCTACGAGACCGGCGCCTGCATCAGTCACGACCACGAACTGCCGCCCGGCTGGGTCCACCTCGCCGCGCAACGTAAGGGCGATACGCTGGCCCTCTACCTCAACGGCCAGAAGACCAACGAGCGCACCGGCGCCGCGATCGACATTGACAACGAAGCGCCGCTCAAGATAGGTCTCGGCCAGCACGACTACTTCAACGGGCGTATGAAGGATGTGCGGATCTACGGGCGCGCGCTGGACGAGGCGCAGATTGCGAAGCTGGCGGGAAAATGA
- a CDS encoding peptidylprolyl isomerase: MQIQDKAVVGIHYTLKNDAGETIDTSEGREPLEYLHGSGGIIRGLEAALEGKAAGDAMEVTIDPEDGYGPHRAELVQDVPRSAFGGVEDIQIGMMFQAQTDAGPVPIRVTAINDDTVTVDGNHALAGERLHFAVSVEGVREATQQELDHGHAHSGGHDH, encoded by the coding sequence ATGCAAATTCAAGACAAGGCGGTGGTCGGTATTCACTACACGCTGAAAAATGACGCGGGCGAAACCATCGACACCTCCGAAGGCCGGGAACCCCTGGAATACCTGCACGGCAGCGGCGGGATAATCCGGGGTCTCGAAGCCGCGCTCGAAGGCAAGGCGGCGGGGGACGCGATGGAGGTGACCATCGACCCGGAAGACGGCTACGGCCCGCACCGCGCCGAACTTGTGCAGGATGTGCCCCGGAGCGCGTTTGGCGGCGTGGAGGACATTCAGATTGGCATGATGTTTCAGGCCCAGACCGACGCGGGCCCGGTACCCATTCGTGTTACGGCCATCAACGACGACACCGTGACCGTTGACGGCAACCACGCCCTGGCGGGCGAGCGCCTGCATTTCGCCGTCAGCGTGGAGGGGGTGCGCGAAGCGACCCAGCAGGAGCTGGACCACGGGCACGCGCACAGCGGCGGCCACGATCACTGA
- a CDS encoding tetratricopeptide repeat protein produces MVEKENGQPVAEEESTGNATLDKRLASGVLKGDSGTEAAQVWISAFLIAAFGFLVYLGSFSIPLHGADLRLLHDSQALHRIVTSPDAVEMMPTSPLSAPGLALICALSAGRTDALHGFALLLHLCCAILVFLIARRLLPKGAPEVVAMLAGLVFVAHPALSGTVNYLAAYPVLQASLFGLGGLLLLLRGADGSANFPLHLAGAVGCFVLAFGSDTSAILLPAAGMALLVLRREGEEDGYGSRRIALPVLAATMAVCWITGQAAGVFAPGVVAAGFVEAFRNFLGLCGQGLIAVIWPFGFSLIPEPGGLVVGVLAFALLMAGVAATLRGIAVLPQVALWFLFAALGAACYGDASLQGDVRFLYLPLAALAVLLPWGLLQIPSPGVYRAAGAAASVAVIVLGVLAFQATNTWKSPELIWEAEAQRNPESAVPWAELGRYHETRARLAAQAEDEAQQTSRLEAAANAWRNVIERDPEHPEAEKNLGIIAFERGDFPEAARLLGSAAPRLPEDQEIAVYLGLSHEQLARGEGGREAMASAFRAFRRADRLGELPPVAQARYGMLAAAVGELDLALPLLQAATGGEEEHPMSQSLQFYQGVAEQAQMLSQRSEAILREQPDAPEGLILRAERLLAEGRALSAFYLLQYVIDAAPAQDAAWALLGFASARIESADQFLAERAASRAGNAAAWEQLATRTAAGGLWDAAEAYLRHGGAAAIPEVKLAEIAMQLRQPPRAQAYLEAAQQAHPDSPEPWLRLADLAIAAGENARAAALIDAAESRGAAPEALKERRDRLGGATAPTTSGIERTVIR; encoded by the coding sequence GTGGTTGAAAAAGAGAACGGCCAGCCGGTCGCGGAAGAAGAATCCACGGGGAACGCCACCCTGGACAAGCGCCTGGCAAGCGGCGTGCTGAAGGGGGATTCGGGCACGGAGGCGGCGCAAGTCTGGATCAGCGCGTTTCTCATCGCCGCATTCGGGTTTCTGGTCTATCTGGGTAGTTTCAGCATTCCCCTGCATGGCGCCGACCTCCGCCTGCTCCACGATTCGCAGGCGTTGCACCGGATCGTGACCTCGCCCGATGCGGTCGAGATGATGCCGACGTCGCCCCTTTCCGCGCCGGGGCTCGCGCTGATCTGCGCCCTGTCCGCGGGCCGGACGGACGCGTTGCACGGCTTCGCGCTGCTCCTGCACCTCTGTTGCGCGATCCTTGTTTTTCTTATTGCGCGCCGCCTGCTGCCCAAAGGCGCGCCCGAGGTCGTCGCCATGCTGGCCGGCCTGGTCTTCGTCGCTCACCCGGCGCTCTCCGGTACGGTGAACTACCTGGCGGCGTACCCTGTGCTCCAGGCGTCCCTCTTCGGCCTGGGCGGGCTGCTGCTCCTGTTGCGCGGCGCGGACGGCTCCGCGAACTTTCCACTTCACCTGGCCGGCGCCGTGGGCTGCTTCGTGCTCGCGTTCGGCAGCGATACATCCGCCATTCTGCTGCCCGCCGCCGGCATGGCGCTTCTCGTCCTTCGGCGCGAGGGTGAGGAAGATGGCTACGGCTCCCGCCGGATCGCGCTGCCCGTCCTGGCCGCGACGATGGCTGTCTGCTGGATTACCGGTCAGGCCGCGGGAGTTTTTGCGCCCGGCGTCGTTGCGGCGGGATTCGTGGAAGCGTTCAGGAATTTCCTGGGCCTCTGTGGCCAGGGGCTTATCGCCGTGATCTGGCCCTTCGGCTTCTCGCTGATTCCCGAACCCGGCGGTCTGGTCGTGGGCGTGCTGGCGTTCGCGCTGCTGATGGCCGGGGTCGCCGCAACGCTCCGGGGGATCGCGGTTCTCCCGCAGGTTGCGCTGTGGTTCCTCTTCGCGGCGCTCGGCGCGGCGTGCTATGGCGACGCCTCGCTCCAGGGCGATGTGCGATTCCTGTACCTTCCGCTGGCCGCGCTGGCCGTTCTTTTGCCCTGGGGCCTGCTCCAGATCCCCTCGCCCGGCGTCTACCGCGCCGCCGGCGCCGCCGCGTCCGTGGCGGTGATCGTGCTGGGGGTGCTGGCGTTCCAAGCCACCAATACCTGGAAATCCCCCGAACTGATCTGGGAGGCGGAAGCGCAGCGCAACCCGGAGTCCGCCGTTCCGTGGGCCGAGCTGGGCCGTTACCACGAGACCCGCGCGCGCCTGGCGGCGCAAGCGGAAGATGAAGCTCAGCAGACCAGCCGCCTCGAGGCGGCGGCGAACGCGTGGCGCAACGTAATCGAGCGGGACCCGGAACATCCGGAAGCCGAGAAGAACCTCGGCATCATTGCCTTTGAACGCGGCGATTTCCCCGAGGCGGCGCGCCTGCTGGGTTCCGCCGCCCCGCGGCTGCCCGAAGATCAGGAAATCGCCGTCTACCTCGGCCTGTCGCACGAACAGCTTGCCCGAGGCGAGGGCGGCCGCGAAGCCATGGCGTCGGCGTTCCGCGCGTTTCGGCGCGCCGATCGGCTCGGCGAGCTGCCGCCGGTGGCCCAGGCGCGCTACGGCATGCTTGCCGCGGCCGTCGGCGAACTCGATCTCGCCCTGCCGCTGCTCCAGGCGGCCACGGGGGGCGAGGAGGAGCACCCGATGTCGCAATCGCTGCAGTTCTATCAGGGTGTGGCCGAGCAGGCGCAAATGCTCAGCCAGCGGTCCGAGGCCATACTGCGCGAGCAGCCGGACGCCCCCGAGGGGCTGATTCTCCGTGCGGAGCGGCTGCTTGCCGAGGGGCGCGCCTTGTCCGCCTTCTACCTCCTGCAGTACGTGATCGACGCCGCCCCCGCGCAGGACGCCGCCTGGGCGCTGCTTGGCTTCGCCAGCGCGCGGATCGAGAGCGCCGATCAGTTTCTCGCCGAGCGCGCCGCCAGCCGCGCGGGCAACGCGGCGGCCTGGGAACAACTCGCCACACGCACCGCCGCGGGCGGCCTGTGGGACGCCGCCGAGGCTTACCTCCGGCACGGGGGCGCGGCCGCGATTCCGGAGGTGAAGCTCGCCGAAATCGCCATGCAACTGCGCCAGCCGCCGCGCGCGCAGGCCTACCTGGAGGCCGCCCAGCAAGCCCACCCCGACAGCCCCGAGCCGTGGCTGCGCCTGGCGGACCTGGCCATTGCGGCCGGGGAGAACGCCCGCGCCGCCGCGCTGATCGACGCCGCCGAGAGCCGTGGCGCGGCGCCGGAGGCGCTGAAGGAACGGCGGGACCGGCTCGGCGGCGCCACCGCGCCGACCACCTCGGGAATCGAGCGCACGGTGATCCGCTGA
- a CDS encoding DUF1559 domain-containing protein, with protein MTHWTPEAEQRLDSYLAEVFELARSQGEAGEDFLGDLRTHIRSDAEAIAGGVVTLQHLVRALANSGTPHDVVGLDAAGPAAARAVPPPIPPAGAHFAPEPAGPPTVVVQKAPAFSGTRNCLIIGLICLVAIPFVLAIFGTLAAVLLPALSRSREAARRASCQNNLKQLGLELYTYADRHGGRLPPLSGAGNHFVFDGAFQAGINPDLLQCPSDGETSNLDYIYLGYAVRDQEELEALLNAYNDAGGEGDAPMSQDAISIPGGTLELLQMGRPESARIPVLVEWGDHHHPRGGNVLYLDGHVEFIKFGSRFPMTDEFFAAVKSLGE; from the coding sequence ATGACGCATTGGACACCTGAAGCGGAACAGCGCCTGGATTCCTACCTTGCCGAGGTTTTCGAACTCGCGCGCTCCCAAGGTGAGGCTGGCGAGGATTTTCTGGGAGATCTGCGAACCCACATACGGAGCGACGCGGAAGCGATTGCGGGTGGCGTCGTGACGCTGCAACATCTGGTACGCGCGCTGGCGAATTCGGGCACGCCGCATGACGTGGTGGGGCTCGATGCCGCCGGTCCAGCGGCGGCGAGGGCCGTGCCGCCACCCATCCCTCCCGCAGGCGCCCACTTCGCGCCCGAGCCCGCCGGCCCGCCGACGGTCGTGGTGCAAAAAGCACCGGCTTTCAGCGGGACGAGGAACTGCCTTATTATAGGGCTGATTTGCCTAGTCGCTATACCGTTTGTATTGGCGATCTTCGGCACCCTCGCCGCGGTACTGCTGCCCGCGCTGTCGCGATCACGGGAGGCGGCACGCCGTGCGAGTTGCCAGAATAATCTGAAGCAGTTGGGATTAGAACTTTACACCTACGCGGACAGGCACGGCGGCCGGCTTCCCCCCCTGTCCGGCGCGGGGAATCATTTCGTGTTCGACGGGGCGTTTCAAGCGGGGATCAACCCGGATCTGCTTCAGTGCCCGTCGGATGGCGAGACCTCGAACCTGGACTACATTTACCTGGGGTATGCCGTGCGCGATCAGGAGGAGTTGGAGGCCCTGCTGAATGCCTATAACGACGCGGGCGGCGAGGGGGACGCGCCCATGTCCCAAGACGCTATTTCGATTCCCGGTGGCACTTTGGAACTGCTGCAAATGGGGCGCCCCGAGTCCGCCCGTATCCCCGTGCTCGTGGAATGGGGAGACCATCACCATCCCAGGGGTGGCAACGTGCTCTACCTCGATGGCCACGTGGAATTCATAAAGTTTGGAAGCCGGTTTCCCATGACCGATGAATTCTTCGCGGCCGTGAAAAGTCTTGGCGAGTAG
- a CDS encoding pectate lyase has product MKSRPESIILLLCIALFPALVPAGPLPAFPGAEGAGAFTPGGRGGVVLFVTTLEDYAPGDTPIAGSFRAAVDTPGPRTILFRVSGTIELKAALSVQEPFVTIAGQSAPGGGVATKNHGVVIRTHDVIVRHLRCRPGDEVGRALAKEGRDWSTDALSIAAPSRNVILDHCSASWANDEVLSVSGAGITDVTVQWCIISESLNESTHGKGQHGYGSLIRANGAVSFHHNLYAFHRSRSPRPGTYGEGSILFDFRNNVMYQGGQGYSAEDPVRMNFVGNHHPDTPFNATDTCEHYSDANVGAIRGGKPRAIPFDTAPVTTTSADAARAAVLDGAGAILPARDAADARVIALVRAGNGALLDRVEDAGGWPRLEGAAPPADRDGDGMPDAWEAAHGLDPDTPDHNGDPDGDGYTNLEEFLNGTDPMVR; this is encoded by the coding sequence ATGAAATCAAGACCTGAATCGATCATTCTTTTGCTGTGCATAGCGCTTTTTCCCGCGCTCGTCCCCGCGGGCCCTCTTCCGGCTTTTCCGGGGGCTGAGGGGGCGGGCGCGTTTACGCCGGGCGGGCGCGGGGGCGTGGTGTTGTTTGTGACGACGCTGGAGGATTATGCGCCCGGCGACACGCCCATCGCGGGATCGTTTCGCGCCGCTGTGGATACGCCAGGCCCGCGCACCATCCTGTTTCGCGTGTCCGGGACGATTGAACTCAAGGCCGCGCTCTCGGTGCAGGAGCCGTTTGTCACGATTGCGGGCCAGAGCGCGCCGGGCGGCGGTGTCGCCACGAAAAACCATGGCGTGGTGATTCGCACCCACGACGTTATCGTGCGGCATTTGCGTTGCCGCCCGGGCGACGAGGTGGGCCGCGCGCTGGCGAAGGAGGGCAGGGATTGGTCCACGGACGCCCTGTCCATCGCCGCGCCGAGCCGCAACGTCATCCTCGATCATTGCTCCGCGAGCTGGGCGAACGACGAAGTCCTCTCGGTTTCCGGCGCGGGCATCACGGACGTGACGGTGCAGTGGTGTATCATCAGCGAGAGCCTCAACGAGAGCACCCACGGCAAGGGCCAGCACGGCTACGGCTCCCTCATCCGCGCCAACGGCGCCGTGAGCTTTCACCACAACCTCTACGCCTTCCACCGGTCGCGATCACCCCGGCCGGGGACCTACGGCGAGGGCAGCATCCTTTTCGACTTCCGCAACAACGTGATGTATCAGGGCGGCCAGGGCTATTCCGCCGAGGACCCCGTGCGCATGAATTTTGTCGGCAACCACCACCCGGACACGCCCTTCAACGCGACGGATACGTGCGAGCACTACAGCGACGCCAATGTGGGCGCGATCCGTGGCGGCAAACCCCGCGCCATCCCCTTCGACACCGCGCCGGTGACCACCACCAGCGCGGATGCGGCGCGCGCCGCGGTGCTGGACGGCGCGGGCGCGATTCTTCCGGCGCGCGACGCCGCCGATGCGCGCGTGATTGCGCTGGTTCGCGCCGGTAATGGGGCGCTGCTGGATCGCGTGGAGGACGCGGGCGGGTGGCCCCGGCTTGAAGGCGCGGCGCCGCCCGCCGACCGCGATGGCGACGGGATGCCGGATGCCTGGGAAGCGGCCCACGGGCTGGATCCCGATACACCGGATCACAACGGCGACCCCGATGGAGACGGCTACACCAACCTTGAAGAATTCCTGAACGGGACCGACCCCATGGTGCGATAA
- a CDS encoding PadR family transcriptional regulator has translation MVSGQNELNLGNWTTQLRKGLLELCIVNLLARGELYGYDLVKRVTAIRGIVVTEGTIYPLLSRLRKSGLLETRTEESPNGPVRKYYRLTPAGERARELMNACWQDVEIGVNGLMRKEPTDDALDT, from the coding sequence ATGGTCAGCGGTCAAAACGAGCTGAATCTGGGCAACTGGACCACCCAGTTGCGTAAGGGCCTGCTGGAGCTGTGCATCGTCAACCTGCTCGCCCGCGGCGAACTTTATGGCTACGATCTGGTGAAGCGCGTTACGGCTATCCGCGGCATCGTCGTGACCGAAGGCACCATCTATCCCCTCCTCTCTCGCCTGCGAAAGAGCGGCCTTTTGGAAACGCGCACGGAGGAGTCGCCCAATGGACCGGTGCGCAAGTATTACCGCCTGACCCCGGCCGGGGAGCGGGCGCGGGAACTGATGAACGCGTGCTGGCAGGATGTGGAAATAGGCGTAAACGGCCTTATGAGAAAGGAACCTACCGATGACGCATTGGACACCTGA
- a CDS encoding TetR/AcrR family transcriptional regulator translates to MAVPAAQQPNEAEVRLLNSALTLFSEKGYEATKIREIIEGAGVTRPVLYYYFENKEDLFRRVFETMFSQLISRIEEASQRQGTCVERLKAIISAAFALAEENTQLVRLILQALFAPPHQGPPLDRNKLIRQRFKAVEHVIKDGLANQELSGGDSQSLTLVFLGLMDMHMMAKFHRTETRLSPELATALVDLFLAGARYREVPETHLASPFIF, encoded by the coding sequence ATGGCCGTACCAGCAGCGCAGCAGCCCAACGAAGCCGAGGTCCGGCTGCTCAACAGCGCCCTGACGCTGTTCAGCGAAAAAGGTTACGAGGCCACGAAGATCCGCGAGATCATCGAAGGCGCGGGCGTTACGCGGCCCGTATTGTACTATTACTTTGAAAACAAGGAAGATCTATTCCGGCGCGTTTTCGAGACCATGTTCAGCCAGCTCATTTCCCGCATCGAGGAAGCCAGCCAGCGGCAGGGGACCTGTGTCGAGCGCCTGAAGGCGATCATCTCCGCGGCCTTCGCCCTCGCCGAGGAGAACACCCAGCTCGTGCGCCTTATCCTGCAGGCGCTCTTCGCCCCGCCGCACCAGGGGCCGCCTCTCGATCGCAACAAGCTCATCCGGCAGCGCTTCAAGGCCGTCGAACACGTCATCAAAGACGGCCTGGCGAACCAGGAACTTTCGGGCGGCGACAGCCAGTCCCTGACGCTCGTGTTCCTCGGCCTGATGGACATGCACATGATGGCCAAGTTCCACCGGACCGAAACGCGCCTTTCCCCGGAGCTCGCCACCGCCCTGGTCGACCTGTTCCTGGCGGGCGCCCGCTATCGTGAGGTCCCCGAGACCCACCTGGCGAGCCCCTTCATCTTCTGA
- a CDS encoding Fic family protein, translating into MDIKDFKAGTYRKGYEYRYFVPERINHVFVWTDEGINELLERASLKLGELNSFSRLVPDTDMFIRMHIFKEAVESSRIEGTQTTVEEALIGEEDIAPERRDDWREVNNYVAAMNSAINELTNLPLSNRLIRNAHNVILASARGEHKSPGEFRTSQNWIGGASPSDAVFIPPVHTEVPDLMADLEKFLHNDEFKVPHLVRIAIAHYQFETIHPFLDGNGRIGRLLITLYLVSSGVLDKPLLYLSDYFERHKSLYYDNLTGVRTRDDLAQWIKFFLSGVAQTAETAVETLQKIIKLKESIEKERIMTMGKRAKHGMDLLPQLFKRPVVAVKDVQGMTGLSKKAANDLVQVFVEKGILTEITGQQRNRLFGFHEYVRLF; encoded by the coding sequence ATGGACATCAAGGATTTCAAGGCGGGCACGTACCGAAAAGGCTACGAATACCGCTACTTCGTGCCCGAACGAATTAACCATGTATTTGTCTGGACAGACGAGGGCATCAATGAGCTCCTGGAGCGCGCCTCCCTGAAACTGGGCGAGTTAAACTCCTTCTCCCGGCTCGTCCCCGATACGGATATGTTCATTCGGATGCACATCTTCAAGGAAGCCGTCGAATCCAGCCGCATCGAGGGCACCCAGACCACGGTGGAAGAAGCGCTGATCGGCGAGGAAGACATCGCCCCCGAGCGGCGTGACGATTGGCGGGAAGTGAACAACTACGTGGCCGCCATGAACAGCGCCATCAACGAACTGACGAACCTACCCCTTTCCAATCGACTCATCCGGAACGCCCACAATGTCATCCTGGCCAGTGCGCGGGGGGAACATAAAAGCCCCGGAGAATTCCGCACGTCTCAAAACTGGATCGGCGGCGCCAGCCCTTCCGATGCGGTCTTCATTCCGCCGGTACACACCGAAGTTCCCGATCTCATGGCGGATCTTGAAAAGTTCCTGCACAACGACGAGTTCAAGGTACCCCACCTGGTTCGTATTGCCATCGCCCACTACCAGTTCGAGACCATCCACCCCTTTCTCGACGGCAACGGACGTATCGGTCGCTTGCTCATCACCCTCTATCTCGTCTCCAGCGGCGTACTCGACAAGCCCCTGCTCTATCTGTCCGACTACTTCGAGCGGCACAAGAGTCTTTACTACGACAACCTGACCGGCGTTCGCACCAGGGACGACCTCGCCCAGTGGATCAAGTTCTTCCTCAGCGGTGTCGCCCAGACCGCCGAAACCGCCGTGGAAACCCTTCAGAAGATTATCAAGTTGAAAGAGTCCATCGAAAAAGAGCGTATCATGACCATGGGCAAACGGGCGAAGCACGGCATGGACCTGTTGCCACAACTTTTTAAGCGACCCGTCGTAGCGGTAAAGGATGTGCAGGGCATGACCGGTCTCTCGAAGAAAGCCGCAAACGATCTCGTTCAGGTCTTTGTGGAGAAGGGCATTCTCACGGAAATCACGGGGCAGCAACGGAATCGCTTGTTCGGTTTTCACGAATACGTGAGGTTGTTCTGA
- the pdxH gene encoding pyridoxamine 5'-phosphate oxidase, giving the protein MAIPNEPDPFTIFHAWLDEAMQCDALSEPTAMVLSTVDQENIPDSRVVLYKGIEDGGFVFFTNLTSAKAVELSHNPYAALCFYWMPLDKQIRIRGHVEPVSDALADAYFADRPKQSQIGAWASKQSTVYTERFEFERRIAKYGAKYAIGKVPRPDFWSGFRVVPSAIEFWLKQPYRLHDRLRYLREDGGWRRERLYP; this is encoded by the coding sequence ATGGCAATTCCCAACGAACCCGATCCGTTTACGATCTTCCACGCCTGGCTCGACGAGGCCATGCAGTGCGACGCCCTGAGCGAGCCGACCGCCATGGTGCTCTCCACGGTCGACCAGGAGAACATCCCCGACTCCCGCGTGGTGCTCTACAAGGGCATTGAGGACGGCGGCTTCGTCTTCTTCACCAACCTGACCAGCGCCAAGGCCGTGGAGCTATCCCACAACCCCTACGCCGCCCTGTGCTTTTACTGGATGCCCCTCGACAAGCAAATCCGTATCCGCGGGCATGTCGAGCCGGTTTCCGACGCCCTCGCCGACGCCTACTTCGCCGATCGCCCCAAGCAAAGCCAGATTGGCGCGTGGGCCTCGAAACAGTCGACCGTTTACACCGAGCGCTTCGAATTCGAGCGCCGGATCGCGAAGTACGGCGCGAAATACGCCATCGGAAAAGTGCCCCGGCCTGATTTCTGGTCCGGATTCCGCGTTGTGCCCAGCGCCATCGAGTTCTGGCTGAAGCAGCCCTACCGGCTTCACGATCGCCTGCGCTATCTGCGCGAGGACGGCGGCTGGCGCCGGGAACGCCTCTACCCCTGA